Proteins from a single region of Halalkalicoccus subterraneus:
- a CDS encoding aldehyde ferredoxin oxidoreductase family protein, with the protein MRSATGPLLSIDLDEQTAETESIDDVLDAFVGGRGVGTKLAYDRVPFDADPLGSENRLTFAAGPLQTARTSFTGRMNCTGLSPLTDGILSSNAGGFLSRNAVATGYSAVEIAGESDELLIVHVSDTGVGFEPVPELAGAAVSAVSEHVVGRGLDASHVACIGPAGENLVRFASIMTSESRTFGRGGLGAVLGSKNVKAITFSGDSAPETEFPAVASDIHRDAAESDHVMKRQGTASLTEFASQVGALPTHYYSELEFEGSDGISGDRVEEKKFRKGTCSACAFACKLPTRDEASGLETEGPEFETVMAFGSNCGIDEITSVMKSNDLCDELGMDTISCGATVAAYLESEDAFGDAELVHALVEKIARREGMGDVLAEGIDRIHDELGVENWSSKGMPFAAHDGRALNGQGLAFATSNRGADHLYGGLYTYEYPLVEKSEALDPEGMAGKPEKLVASENHNALLDSAICCKFSRTVLTDKRLATLLDAEYERLLETGARIVALERRFNNERGFDRSDDDLPYELPGFEDALDEYYRLRDWNPDGTVP; encoded by the coding sequence ATGCGAAGCGCCACGGGTCCCCTGCTGTCGATCGACCTCGACGAGCAAACCGCCGAGACGGAGTCGATCGATGACGTTCTCGACGCCTTCGTCGGCGGACGGGGCGTCGGGACGAAACTCGCCTACGACAGAGTACCGTTCGACGCCGATCCTCTCGGGTCCGAGAACCGTCTCACGTTCGCGGCCGGGCCGCTCCAGACCGCACGGACGAGCTTCACGGGACGGATGAACTGCACCGGTCTCTCGCCGCTTACCGATGGGATACTCTCCTCGAACGCGGGTGGTTTCCTCTCGCGGAACGCCGTCGCGACGGGCTACAGCGCCGTCGAGATCGCGGGGGAAAGCGACGAGCTCCTGATCGTTCACGTCTCCGATACCGGCGTCGGGTTCGAACCCGTCCCCGAACTCGCGGGCGCGGCCGTCTCGGCGGTGAGCGAACACGTCGTTGGACGGGGCCTCGACGCCTCACACGTCGCCTGCATCGGTCCCGCCGGCGAGAATTTAGTGAGGTTCGCCTCGATCATGACCAGCGAAAGTCGGACCTTCGGCCGCGGCGGGCTCGGCGCGGTGCTGGGATCGAAGAACGTGAAAGCGATCACCTTCTCGGGCGACTCGGCACCCGAAACCGAGTTCCCCGCGGTCGCAAGCGATATCCACCGCGATGCCGCCGAGAGCGACCACGTGATGAAGCGCCAGGGTACCGCGAGCCTGACCGAATTCGCGAGCCAGGTCGGGGCACTGCCCACGCACTACTACTCGGAACTGGAGTTCGAGGGAAGCGACGGAATCTCCGGCGACCGGGTCGAGGAGAAGAAGTTCAGGAAGGGGACCTGCTCTGCGTGTGCCTTCGCCTGCAAACTCCCGACGCGCGACGAGGCAAGTGGGTTAGAAACCGAAGGACCGGAGTTCGAGACGGTGATGGCCTTCGGCTCGAACTGCGGGATCGATGAGATCACCTCGGTGATGAAATCGAACGACCTGTGCGACGAACTCGGCATGGACACCATCTCGTGTGGCGCGACGGTCGCGGCGTACCTCGAAAGCGAGGACGCCTTCGGCGACGCCGAACTGGTCCACGCCCTCGTCGAGAAAATCGCCCGCAGGGAAGGCATGGGCGACGTTCTCGCCGAGGGGATCGACCGAATCCACGACGAGCTGGGCGTCGAGAACTGGAGTTCGAAGGGGATGCCCTTCGCCGCCCACGACGGCCGGGCCCTCAACGGGCAAGGGCTGGCCTTCGCCACGTCGAACCGGGGTGCCGACCATCTCTACGGGGGGCTCTACACCTACGAATACCCGCTGGTCGAGAAGAGCGAGGCGCTCGACCCCGAGGGGATGGCGGGCAAACCCGAGAAATTGGTCGCATCCGAGAACCACAACGCGCTGCTTGACAGTGCCATCTGCTGTAAGTTCTCGCGGACCGTCCTGACCGACAAGCGCCTCGCGACCCTGCTCGACGCCGAGTACGAACGGCTGCTGGAAACGGGCGCGCGCATCGTCGCCCTCGAACGACGGTTCAACAACGAACGCGGGTTCGACCGGAGCGACGACGACCTCCCCTACGAGCTTCCGGGATTCGAGGACGCACTCGACGAGTACTATCGGCTTCGCGACTGGAACCCGGACGGTACCGTCCCGTAG